In the genome of Scylla paramamosain isolate STU-SP2022 chromosome 2, ASM3559412v1, whole genome shotgun sequence, the window TAATATCGCTTTTGGTAAACATTTATCGTCAGCCTCCCTGCCGGCTGCCACTGAGGACACTGCGTGACTGCTGTTGCTATTGGTGCTCTCACACCGCCGCTTCCTTCTCACTCATCACTAACACTACACCGCGCAACTATGTCTGTTACTAAGGTTGCCACTGAACAAGAATTCACTGAATTATTAAAGTAAGTAATCATGTATTTAATAGAGAGAACACAGTGGCTATGAGAGCTGGGATACAGGCGGCTATCAGGTCAATGCCGAGTCATTAATGAATTTTAGGAACTTAAACCAtgatatttgtgtatttatacaaatacttttttttttttttttaaatgcagTTAATACTGATTACAAGTTTGACGTTTGGGCAAGTTAAGGTGCCTTCGGGGGCAACATCTGTGTTTAGCATGAATGCAACAGTGGATGaagaaatattttaaaaagATGGCTTCTCTTGTTAGTGTGCTGACTTACCCAGTCACATATTTAGAAATGCCAAATGATGTGTAAATGAATGACCTGTGactaacacaaaaacaaccagACAACCAAATAATTTGTTTCACTGGGAGGGATGAGgtgatgagaaaataagggtTGGTGATTTCAATAGTTTACCTTACTAAAAGAAgtataaaaatatttaaataaataaattatggcTGGGTAAGGAAGCCCTAAGGCTGAAGAGGTGTTACCTAACTACAGCAACCCAAACTCTGGATGGTTCTTACCTGGTTGTTCTTACCTGGTTGGGCTTGCTAGGAGGGAACCCCATATTGGCTAGCACGCCAGCCCATTAAAGAGGCCATCAATGTGAATTAATTTGGATAAAGATCAGACTGGAAAGTGTGCTATAAGCCCACTTAGAACAATGAAAAGCAAACAAGttcaaaaatcaaataaagaatCTCTTAAAAATATGGCAAGTCATTTCTTTAAAGAGTTTAGGTTGGTAGATTCAGCTACCTCTGACGGGAGTGTTTTCCACAACATATCCACACGAACTGCGAAAAATCTGTGGCTGGCTTCAGAGGTACTGTGTTGCACAAAAATCTTAAACTTGTGCTCTCTTGTAATATCTCTTGCCATAGTAAATAAGCCAGAAGGAGATGTAGTTGACATGCCATTGAAGATCTTCCAGTATTTGATGAGATCAGCCCGCAAGAGTCTTCCTTTCGCAGAGTAAAGATCTTGAGTTTTAAGTCACTGGTCATAGGACATACCCTCACAACCTGTAATGAGCTTAGTCCATTATCATTGAATTGATTCAAGAAGTGATAAGTCATTGACATAACCTGTATTCCATAATGGAGATGCAAATTCAAGAAGTGAACGTACGTGCGTAAGGAAAAGTTTAActataaaggaaggagagtgacaTAAAGTTGACTTAAGTAAAGAGTATACCAGACCTGAAGCCTTTGACACCAGGGTTTGAATATGGAGATGGAATCTTGGAGTTGGATCCACAGTTATGCCGAGATCTACTGCAGCAGAACTGGAGCTTAGAGGATTGACTTTAATGGTGTAAAATGAATATGAACTCAGATCGTAGGACTGACAGAGGTTGGTACCAAAACTAAtaagtttagttttgtttgcattAATCTTTAAGTCCCATGATTCAGTAACTGTAACCAGTGAATCAGTATCTTTTTGCATAGTACTCAAACACTGCAACACTGTATTGAGATTCTGAGGCCTTATTAAGTGATACAATTTCACGTCATCTGCAAATAATTTTATGTTGGATActaaagtagtggagatgcgatttatgtatataaggaaaagagtaGGACCCAGTGGCACTCCGCTAATCACTGGGTATGAAGAACTGTGCTGTCCACCCACAACAACCTCCATAGTCCTGTGAGACAGAAATATCCTAATCCAAGAGATAACAGAACCATTAATACCCAGTGAAATATGTTTAGTAAATAGAATCTGGTGGTTAACAGTGTCGAAGGCTTTTGAgaaatcaaaaagaaaaagatcaacCATATTGCCCCTGTCCATCCACTCTGAGACTGCATTGTAGGTTAGTAAGAGATGATCCTCCACAGACCTGTGAGAGTGGTTGTCATTAAGTATTTAATTGGCTTCCAGATATTCATATAGTGCAGTAACAATTATTTTCTCTAAAGTTTTACAGCTGACAGAAGTGAAACTTACTGGACAATACTTGAGAGGatcacttcttttccctttcttgaaAATGAGGACTACTGAAGATTGTTTCCGTATATCAAGGATCTCCCCCGACTCAGTAGACAAGGAAAATACTTTAAACATAGGATATGCTAAATTAGTGGAGCAATGTTTAAGTAATGCTGGATGGACAGAGTCTGGTCCCATTGCAGATGAAAGGTTGATAGCACTCAATTCTGTAGCTACATCATGTACTGTAAAGTGAATATGGTGAAAGGAGCCATCATGTACTTGGTGTGGAGACTGGGAGACCTGAAGGAATTGTAAACACTGAGACAAAGGAAGTACCCAGCAGCTTAGCCATCTCTTGTGGGTCAGATACTAAGGTGTCTGCATCACTAAGAGGATCAACGGAAGGACAACCTACTTTTTTCCCATGTATGTAAGAGTGaaatattttgtgtttgtgCAAGTTATTAAGGATATCTTCTTCATAACCAATCTGTTTCTGAATGGAAAAATTTCTATATTGATAAATTTACATCAAGAAATGCCTGCAGTGCTTCACTAGTAAATACAGATTGTCTACCATGAACTGATCTCATTTGCTTGTAGTGATTCTAGCAATTCTTTTGACTCTTTATAAGGGTTCTAGGAGGTTTGAATTCCCATGGTTTGTAAGGGGCTTTTGTTGAGGAGCAAGAAACTTTTTGTGGAGCATTGAGGAGCAAGAAGCTTTTTGTGGAGCATTAGTTCTTCTAAGATATGATACAAATGACAAGAATTTGTTGTATGAATTGTTAGTGTTCATATTCTGGAATTCTAAGTCCCAATCGATAGTAGACAAGAATTGGTTAATTTGTTTGAAATTAGCTTTGGTCCAGAAAGGGGATGCAGATTCAATATTTGACATCAAAAGTTTGAACTGAAAAATATACCCACAAAGTATAACACAGTGATCACAAttgggaaatggaggaagaacatTAGAGGAAACTAATCTATCAGTTTTTGTGATAAAAAATAGATCTTGAGTATTGCTGTGCTGTGGCACCAGCTAACCTATTCCTTTGCTGCCTCTCATAGAGTTCATTTCTTTGCTGGAATGTGAAATCTCTATTTATGTAAACACCATTGAACGCTTGATTGCCTATGCATGCCATCATCAGTAATTTTTACTCTGTAGAGACCCTTTTTTCTGTCAGTACAATATAAATCAGGCATTGGTAGAGTAGTGTTCACAAGGAAGTGAGGGATATTTGCAATGCTATCCTTTGCGTCCTCATCAGACTCAACATTTACTCCTCTGAATGTAAcagattccttcctttttcttctctcctccatctcaacTATTTCCTCATGAATAGAGAGTCTCAGGTCCTCCCTAGAGAGAGTTGGAGTTGAAGAGACAGAGGCAGAGGATGGATGCAATGCTAGAGAGTCAACCCTATCTGATAGCTTGTCAATAGCTGTACACATAGATTTCACCATAACAAATAGTTGAGCTATAGCTGGGTCACCTGAGGAGTTCTTACCACTACCATCCCCAGGAGCAACAGGGCGAGATCTACAATGTGAACAAACATACTCAACCCCAGCACCTCCCACCTCACAAATGTCATCAATCACATGCTCAGATACTCCCATACATAGTAGCTTAGGAGGAAACCTATCACACTTATCGCATCCACTGCTATTCTGCCCAACAGCGACATCATAGCTACCACACTGAGACAGAACAGACCCACCAGCTTGGCCACCAACACTAGGTACTGGTGTGCTGCCATGTTGGACAGCTGATTGGGGATTCCCTCCTCTATGGGACACAGAACCAACTAAATCCTTTTGTTTTTGGGATTGCACCATTCTGCTATGGAGTTCTCGACATTTGTCCAACAGGACCGGATCTCCTGAAAGACTTGTTGGAGGGCATGGCGGGACACAGGGGCAGTTGGCCTTCTTATGTACTGGTGCCTCTCCatgcaccccccccccctctctctctctctcttttttttttttttttttttaaacaaatatttacagaaaggcttaaaattccacattgagtgtggaattatttaaaaagcctatgatagtatttttaacaggaataacactatacatgcttaacataaagattataatgttaatacaataaaataataaaaatctaaagcgccagtggggacaggtgcgtgctacgccagctgtgggctgccagcttcacctggtgcgtagacatgtcctgcacttggggcgtggccgccgtgaacatgttccacagccgcgaagtcctggctgtgtaggtgcgctggtgttggctagagcgagatcgaggcaccttcactagctcgtcgctactggctgcagctctctctctctctctctctctctctctctctctctctctctctctctctctctctctctctctctctctctctctctctctctctctctctctctctctctctctctctctctctctctctctctctctctctctctctctctctctctctctctctctctctctctctctctctctctctctctctctctctctctctctctctctctctctctctctctctctctctctctctctctctctctgtgatacATTAGAATATTGTGGACAGGTAAAAGTGACTTGGGACAAATTGTGGAATATTTTCCAACACTTTGTCAGGTCAGCACAGAGAAGTCTTCCTTTGACAGAAAAAAGCTTTAGGGTTCTTTGTTATGATATGATTTCTCCTCTAGGCCAGATATATGCTTAGTCCATCTTTGTAGGACTGATTCTACTAAAATCACATCTGTAATATGTTAGTGTTCCAAATAACAGAACCAAATTCTAAAACTGGGCATATGTGAGTTGTGTGAAGTTTAAACATAAAATTTTTGATTTTCTGCACTCGTGGTTTTAACTCGTCTAGAAATCATTATCAGTCTTGTTTCATAATGgcatattataattattgcttCTTTTGTTTCAGAAAGGATGGTTTACTTGTGGCACATTTCATGGCTGACTGGGCTCCTCAGTGTGGGCAGATGAATGATGTTATTACTGAACTTGGTAAACAGTTGGAGTTGAAGGTAacgtagtgtttttttttacattttctttcaccatatagacAGTGACGGAAGACTGTTAAATCATTTGACCATTTATGACTCAGTAATTGTGAATTCAAGTACCATGTGCTCATATTATCTTCATGTCTTTCAGGATGTCCGGTTTTGTATTGTGCCAGCTGAAGACCTGTCAGAAGTTAGCCTGAAGTACAAGATTGCTGCAGTCCCCACATTTCTGTTGCTGCGAGGTGGCCaggtggtggagagggtggagggtgcTAATGCAGCAGACCTCACCAATAAAGTGAAGACACAAGTGAGTTTTGAGACCTTCTATATAAATTTAACCAAAGTAAATCCCATCCATAAAGAGTTCTTTTTGAAAATTTCAGCCATGTCAGTTCTAGAACTATCTCATGCCAGAACACTGAATCCTGACATAATCCAGCCTGTTATGGGAGAAATCCTGTGGGTGAGCATAAAAAAGGGAATTTTTGATACTGGAATTATTCATAAGACACCTAAACAAACAGGTTCTTGCTTCATGGTTTGCCAGGTTTTTTAAGATAGAATGTCAACAGTGATGTACCCAAAAATTTGAAAAGGTGGGGGGTCGGGggccattatatatatatatatatatatatatatatatatatatatatatatatatatatatatatatatatatatatatatatatatatatatatatatatatatatatatatatatatatatatatatatatatatatatatatatatatatatatatatatatatatatatatatatattttttttttttttttttttctctctccacatccATAATTTTTGAAAGTGCAGAAATTCCATACAGCTTGAGGATTTGGGTGAGaccattaggttaagtttactatttttttatacatacatgcactttagacaaaaaaaaaaaaaaaatgcaaaagggTGGGCCAGGACCGCATGGACCCCTCCCAGCTCCCCTCAGTCCGCCACTGAATGCCATGATTTTGAAAGGGATGTTCATTATGAAAATTTTATCCATAAGAAATGGAAAATTAGGAGTTTTTGATTCATGAGTTTTGCCTTCATGTATTAACTTATTTTAGACATGGGATTACTCATGGTTATGAGAGTCACTGCTTGCTGCTGGACTTTGATGAGCTCATCATTTATAATATGTATTGCatttaaggaagaaaacacacataatCTTGTTTTTCTAGGCTGCCAAGGCTTCACTTGTGTCTTGTACCCCAACTGCTTCCACCCCAGAGCAAGACCTCAACACTCGTCTGAAGAAGCTGATCAACTCATCCAAGTGCATGCTTTTTATGAAAGGTTCACCTGATGCACCAAGATGTGGTAAGATCCACAGCTCCTGGATCTGTTACTCATAGTTTCTTGGGAGTAATGTATCTGCTTGCCaaattatctatttcttcaggaaagaaaagaatgaaatagtgTTGAGAAGCAGAAAATACcaaccctcacttttttttttaaattcccaATATTTTGTTTTGGCTGGCTTACCGAGTTTATACTAAATTTTATCCATAATGGTAATaagaaatgttttgtttcttgcaGGATTTAGTCGTACAACAATTGAACTCCTCAATAAGCTTGAAGCAGATTACtccagttttgatattttaagtGATGAAGAAGTTCGGCAGGGCCTGAAGACATACTCCAACTGGCCAACGTATCCACAGGTTTGTAAGGCTACCTTGAATATTTAGTCTTACTGGACAGAATTTTAAGATAAATTTCAGTGTACTTTGGCAACCtcaaaagaggggagagaacaTACATAGGTAACAGAAAAAGGATATTTAACCCCATTGGCTGCTGTTTTGTGGGGTAGACATCTAAATTGTGCTGGTTAACCTTACTGCCAACATGCTCAGACAA includes:
- the LOC135111231 gene encoding glutaredoxin-3-like gives rise to the protein MSVTKVATEQEFTELLKKDGLLVAHFMADWAPQCGQMNDVITELGKQLELKDVRFCIVPAEDLSEVSLKYKIAAVPTFLLLRGGQVVERVEGANAADLTNKVKTQAAKASLVSCTPTASTPEQDLNTRLKKLINSSKCMLFMKGSPDAPRCGFSRTTIELLNKLEADYSSFDILSDEEVRQGLKTYSNWPTYPQLYIDGELVGGLDILREMDASGELSSMLPKKQKLEDRLKMLINKAPLMVFMKGDREAPRCGFSKTMIGILNDTGLPYETFDILTDEEVRQGLKTFSNWPTYPQVYVKGELVGGLDIIKELQTSGELMGTLKGE